The following coding sequences lie in one Enterococcus sp. 9E7_DIV0242 genomic window:
- a CDS encoding ArsR/SmtB family transcription factor codes for MKITIEQSFICEAAIAASYLAQKKTDELFELFSEEVILDWSTRYEAFLNQQNQMYFPMLFLWDFLSEAPDKNDLTSFFASINKLSTIQLLKKMLPGLSKKEIEQEQFIFEKAYSGFKNEAAFKVFLHAPREMFQTAEQLLTEISQKAFLKSITIPAEEFQAAQTWLTTLTEKSSYIEMLRTVTGKPLPDFPEPKSAVLIPTKAYHIPVIAHSDDFSKQLLTFPVSFAGPEEVKISRARAVKTLKVLADETRLELIELLLQKSYSGKDLAELLAIRPASISHHIQQLREAGLLMEYREGNTKFFGINKRILRQTQDYLEKMKIKEH; via the coding sequence ATGAAAATAACAATCGAGCAATCCTTTATTTGTGAAGCAGCAATTGCTGCTTCCTATTTAGCACAAAAAAAGACAGACGAGCTTTTTGAGCTATTCTCTGAAGAAGTGATTCTTGACTGGTCCACTCGCTATGAAGCATTTCTGAATCAGCAGAACCAGATGTACTTCCCAATGCTTTTTCTTTGGGATTTTCTTAGTGAAGCACCTGATAAGAACGATTTGACGTCTTTTTTTGCCTCAATCAACAAACTCTCCACAATACAGCTGTTGAAAAAAATGCTGCCGGGATTGTCAAAGAAAGAAATCGAACAAGAACAATTCATTTTCGAAAAAGCCTACTCTGGATTTAAAAATGAGGCTGCCTTTAAAGTATTTTTACACGCACCAAGAGAGATGTTCCAAACAGCTGAACAGCTGCTGACAGAGATTTCTCAAAAAGCGTTTTTGAAAAGTATCACGATTCCAGCAGAAGAATTTCAAGCTGCTCAAACTTGGTTGACCACCCTCACAGAAAAATCGAGTTATATAGAGATGCTTCGAACGGTCACCGGTAAGCCTTTGCCTGATTTTCCAGAACCGAAAAGCGCAGTCCTAATTCCGACCAAGGCCTATCATATTCCAGTCATCGCTCATTCAGATGACTTTTCTAAACAGCTGCTGACCTTTCCAGTGTCCTTTGCCGGTCCGGAAGAAGTGAAAATTTCTCGTGCGCGAGCTGTCAAAACGTTAAAGGTGCTGGCTGATGAGACACGCTTGGAGTTGATCGAGCTACTACTTCAAAAAAGCTACTCTGGAAAAGACCTGGCCGAGCTTTTGGCTATACGTCCAGCTTCTATCTCCCATCATATCCAACAGCTAAGAGAAGCGGGCCTACTAATGGAATATCGTGAAGGCAACACCAAATTTTTTGGTATCAATAAACGGATTCTCCGCCAGACACAAGATTACTTGGAGAAAATGAAGATAAAAGAGCATTGA